In Pirellulales bacterium, a genomic segment contains:
- the motA gene encoding flagellar motor stator protein MotA: MIVIVGFIVVIGSVLGGFTMAGGEIGALIHPSEIVTIGGAAFGGMLVSSSPKVVIDLFKMILASMGGNPFSKAAYRDLMMCMYDLLKTARREGLLALESHISHPHDSAIFQKYPLVAKNHHLSEFISGALSTVIDGSASPQQLSAMLDKELKVMEDEHHIPLIVLTKTADALPGFGIVAAVLGIVITMGAISGPVEEIGHKVGAALVGTFLGILMSYGFLAPLAAQLELRGMAEFAFFRTTAAIILAFVDNVPPRVAIEQARRGLTSDVRPNREELDKMLAEVDAAGK, translated from the coding sequence ATGATCGTCATCGTCGGCTTTATCGTGGTGATCGGCTCGGTCTTGGGCGGCTTTACCATGGCCGGGGGAGAGATTGGCGCGCTGATCCACCCGTCCGAAATTGTCACCATCGGCGGGGCAGCGTTTGGCGGGATGCTGGTGAGTTCCTCGCCCAAGGTCGTGATTGATCTGTTTAAGATGATACTCGCCAGCATGGGGGGGAATCCCTTTAGCAAGGCGGCGTACCGCGATCTGATGATGTGCATGTACGACCTGCTCAAGACCGCCCGCCGCGAGGGGCTGCTGGCGCTGGAATCGCACATTTCGCATCCGCATGACAGCGCGATTTTTCAAAAATATCCCCTAGTGGCCAAGAACCACCACTTGTCGGAATTTATCAGCGGCGCGCTTTCAACCGTGATCGACGGTTCGGCCAGCCCACAGCAGCTTTCCGCGATGCTGGATAAAGAGCTCAAAGTCATGGAGGACGAGCACCATATTCCGTTGATTGTACTAACTAAAACCGCGGACGCCCTGCCGGGGTTTGGGATCGTGGCGGCGGTGTTGGGCATCGTGATCACGATGGGGGCGATCAGCGGACCGGTCGAAGAGATCGGCCACAAAGTCGGTGCCGCGCTCGTGGGGACGTTTTTGGGGATTTTGATGTCTTACGGTTTTTTGGCCCCCTTGGCCGCGCAACTAGAACTGCGGGGGATGGCGGAATTTGCATTTTTTCGCACGACCGCCGCGATCATTTTGGCCTTTGTGGATAACGTCCCCCCCCGCGTGGCGATCGAGCAAGCCCGCCGCGGCCTGACTAGCGATGTCCGACCGAACCGCGAGGAACTGGACAAGATGCTGGCCGAGGTGGACGCGGCGGGGAAATAG